The Anderseniella sp. Alg231-50 genome has a segment encoding these proteins:
- the gspM gene encoding type II secretion system protein GspM gives MNAKLVPGRLGKGLQQILAVFLVVLVVAAIWALYAGIASKIASNDEAISERRVQLGRMLQIAEWKPEIGTVADKQLDTVLQTLFSPGDASAVSMAEFQARLKRHAASAGAQIVNVTERPVKEELGFSWIGLRIAVIGRFDAVARFVAAVETGTPYTTVFSGRVTADPDPNRVTTPDARLDVQLEIYSPVRAVVPGQQ, from the coding sequence ATGAACGCAAAACTTGTTCCCGGCCGGCTGGGGAAGGGACTTCAGCAAATCCTGGCAGTCTTTCTGGTTGTCCTTGTGGTGGCAGCCATCTGGGCATTGTATGCCGGTATTGCGAGCAAGATCGCGTCCAATGATGAAGCCATAAGTGAACGTCGCGTCCAGCTGGGACGTATGCTGCAAATTGCAGAGTGGAAACCTGAAATCGGGACCGTCGCGGACAAGCAACTGGATACGGTGCTGCAGACCCTGTTTTCTCCCGGTGATGCATCTGCCGTCAGCATGGCCGAATTTCAGGCGCGGCTTAAGAGACATGCCGCCAGCGCTGGCGCGCAAATCGTGAACGTGACCGAGCGGCCGGTGAAGGAGGAACTGGGCTTTTCATGGATCGGCCTGCGGATCGCGGTGATCGGGCGGTTTGATGCTGTTGCAAGATTTGTTGCCGCAGTTGAGACCGGCACGCCATATACGACGGTTTTTTCAGGCCGGGTTACGGCTGATCCTGACCCGAACCGTGTCACGACACCGGACGCGCGGCTTGATGTCCAGCTTGAAATCTATTCACCGGTGCGCGCGGTAGTGCCAGGTCAACAGTAA
- a CDS encoding PilN domain-containing protein translates to MKIIQAIGAFGNWWHGQLVSLVPDAVKSALGSLRIRHRISVEQDGITLLRRGWLASPGNWKQIDGIFQQPKDVTDLFRPRFGALGFRRKVNIVVPVEQLLTRSVELPLSVAANISDIAALEARALVPGSGKSAYSGLDVASIKAGSQSVSARQLVLNGELVEPYVAALKADKGLDFEVTALLKDGREVRLDPLMEASAEPVTGTRWRLILAALVLVLGAANIFTTLTRQEEAITALDQKLVIATRKAQTVRNNLNREAALANGVVGIQKKIQHEPGLIDIWQELTKTLPRSAWINALAIEDRTLRMTGSAKSAAELIGLLEASVVFSQVRFSSPVVTNRASNDERFQIEARIGTLP, encoded by the coding sequence ATGAAAATCATCCAGGCAATCGGAGCATTCGGCAACTGGTGGCACGGCCAGCTGGTTTCCCTGGTGCCGGATGCGGTGAAATCAGCTCTCGGATCGTTGCGTATCCGGCATCGCATCAGTGTTGAGCAGGATGGCATAACACTGTTGCGGCGCGGTTGGCTGGCGTCGCCCGGCAACTGGAAGCAAATCGACGGGATTTTCCAGCAACCGAAAGATGTAACCGACCTGTTCAGGCCGCGGTTCGGCGCTTTGGGGTTTCGCCGCAAGGTCAATATAGTCGTACCGGTTGAACAGCTTCTGACCCGATCTGTTGAGTTGCCGCTCAGCGTAGCTGCAAATATTTCAGATATCGCCGCGCTGGAGGCCAGGGCGCTGGTCCCCGGCAGCGGCAAGTCCGCTTATTCGGGCCTGGACGTTGCCAGTATCAAGGCCGGTTCGCAATCAGTGTCAGCCCGGCAACTGGTGCTCAACGGCGAGCTTGTGGAGCCGTATGTTGCCGCGCTGAAAGCCGATAAGGGACTTGATTTTGAGGTGACCGCCTTGCTCAAAGACGGTCGCGAAGTGCGCCTCGATCCGCTGATGGAAGCCAGTGCTGAACCCGTAACAGGAACCAGGTGGCGCCTGATCCTGGCAGCATTGGTGCTAGTGCTTGGTGCTGCCAACATATTTACGACCCTCACCCGGCAGGAAGAGGCCATCACCGCACTTGATCAAAAACTGGTGATCGCCACCCGAAAGGCTCAAACGGTCCGCAACAATTTGAACAGGGAGGCAGCACTGGCCAACGGTGTGGTCGGAATTCAGAAAAAAATACAGCACGAGCCAGGGCTGATTGATATCTGGCAGGAACTCACGAAAACACTGCCACGGTCTGCCTGGATCAACGCGCTGGCAATTGAAGACCGGACATTGCGAATGACCGGATCAGCGAAATCTGCCGCCGAGCTCATTGGTTTGCTGGAAGCATCCGTAGTGTTCTCACAGGTTCGGTTTTCCTCCCCCGTAGTGACCAATCGTGCCTCGAATGACGAGCGGTTTCAGATTGAAGCCCGGATTGGAACGTTGCCATGA